One stretch of Chryseobacterium indologenes DNA includes these proteins:
- a CDS encoding alkaline phosphatase PhoX: MKINKTIGTLIFAALVFQGCNDDNNGGENTPVNDKIKIENFSKESAFVYGMTGFESLNITTLISSSDVLPGSPDFVFGGQPDGMGIMKDPKSDGYLMITNHEIKQSVSRVYLDKTFRPIKGEYILNGTGGMTRLCSATLATPEIHGFSAFLTAGESGEESMVHALDPLAPASQASDKTRVKPALGKASMENAVPLPKDVSNGKSYILIGEDQSYSSSHQSAGQLIMYVADTQGDLNNGKLYALKRTNNNYTETDMTKGNTYDVEFVEIPNAKNLTGAQINQKNIDNNAIRFSRVEDVDYRKGAGKGREIYFTATGESSDGVNPKPGLTMWGRVYKLVLNSGNMLTGKLEVVAEGDSNPGNNLINPDNLCVTENFVYIQEDGDSYYKAANHDSHIWQLNIATKQYKPWLNMKHNRGNAAWNTAYNQSGDLQKFGSWEYGAMVDISDIIGVPNTFAVNIHSHTWQLDKFKNPDGSGVNTNKEGGQIVIIRNVEK, translated from the coding sequence ATGAAAATTAACAAAACTATTGGAACCTTAATCTTTGCGGCCCTTGTTTTTCAAGGCTGTAATGATGATAATAATGGAGGTGAAAATACTCCTGTCAATGACAAAATCAAGATTGAAAACTTCTCTAAAGAGTCCGCTTTTGTGTATGGGATGACTGGTTTTGAAAGCTTAAATATTACCACACTTATTTCCAGCTCTGATGTTCTCCCAGGCTCCCCTGATTTTGTATTCGGTGGGCAGCCGGACGGAATGGGAATCATGAAAGATCCTAAGTCTGACGGTTATCTGATGATTACCAATCATGAAATCAAACAATCTGTATCAAGAGTATATCTGGATAAAACTTTCAGGCCCATAAAAGGAGAATATATTTTAAATGGAACCGGAGGAATGACAAGGTTATGTTCTGCCACTCTGGCAACTCCTGAAATTCATGGTTTCAGCGCATTCCTTACTGCCGGAGAATCTGGTGAAGAAAGTATGGTTCACGCTTTAGACCCATTGGCACCCGCATCCCAGGCTTCAGACAAAACCAGAGTAAAACCGGCTTTAGGAAAAGCTTCTATGGAAAATGCAGTTCCACTTCCTAAGGATGTTTCCAACGGAAAATCTTATATCCTGATCGGTGAAGATCAGTCTTATTCTTCTTCTCACCAGTCTGCAGGACAGCTGATCATGTATGTAGCAGACACTCAGGGAGACCTGAATAACGGTAAATTATATGCTCTGAAAAGAACAAATAATAACTATACTGAAACAGATATGACTAAAGGGAACACCTACGATGTAGAGTTTGTTGAGATTCCTAACGCCAAAAACCTTACTGGAGCTCAAATCAACCAGAAAAATATTGATAACAATGCCATCCGTTTTTCAAGGGTAGAAGACGTAGATTACAGAAAAGGGGCAGGAAAAGGAAGGGAGATCTACTTTACGGCTACCGGAGAATCTTCTGATGGGGTAAATCCAAAGCCGGGATTAACGATGTGGGGAAGAGTGTACAAACTGGTTCTTAACTCTGGCAATATGTTGACAGGAAAATTAGAAGTAGTTGCAGAAGGAGATTCCAATCCGGGCAATAACCTGATTAATCCTGATAATTTATGTGTCACTGAAAACTTCGTTTATATACAGGAAGATGGAGACTCATATTACAAAGCAGCCAACCATGATTCTCATATCTGGCAATTGAATATCGCTACAAAGCAATATAAGCCATGGCTGAATATGAAACACAACAGAGGTAATGCTGCATGGAACACAGCATACAACCAATCCGGAGATCTCCAAAAATTCGGTTCATGGGAATATGGAGCAATGGTTGATATTTCTGACATCATTGGGGTTCCTAATACATTTGCCGTTAATATTCACTCCCACACATGGCAGTTGGATAAATTTAAAAATCCTGATGGTTCTGGGGTAAACACCAACAAAGAAGGTGGGCAAATTGTAATTATCCGAAACGTAGAAAAATAG
- the alaS gene encoding alanine--tRNA ligase, with protein MTSQEIRQKFLDYFKSKEHLIVPSAPIVLKDDPTLMFSNSGMTQFKDFFLGYKPPTAPRIADTQKCLRVSGKHNDLDDVGRDTYHHTMFEMLGNWSFGDYFKKEAIAFAWELLTEVYGIPKENLYVTIFEGDASENLARDQDAYDFWKSHISEDRIINGNKKDNFWEMGASGPCGPCSEIHIDLRTPEEKAKVSGLELVNNDHPQVVEVWNLVFMEFNRKADGSLEKLPAQHVDTGMGFERLCMALQGKSSNYDTDVFTPLIAKVEELSGKKYTGILEDEKDIAIRVVVDHIRAVSFAIADGQLPSNGGAGYVIRRILRRGISYSYRFLDMKEPFLYKLVAVLQEQMGAFFPELKKQGTLVTEVIKSEEDSFLKTIENGLIRVDKLIQQTIADNLKVLPSEEVFELYDTYGFPDDLTRIIAEEKGLTIDEKGFEAEMEKQKLRSKADSAQKVYDWVTLEERDENFVGYDQIESETYITRYRKVENKDGEFYQVVLSSSPFYPEGGGQVGDKGVLENATESFEVLETKKENGLIISLINGLPKDASAVFYAKVNATDRKNSQGNHSVTHLLHEALRDVLGTHVEQKGSYVGPDYLRFDFSHFNKVTEEEIALIEEKVNHKIKESIALQEFRSIPIKEALEKGAMALFGEKYGDNVRMIQFGSSKELCGGTHVKNTSEIGHFKITSEGSAAAGIRRIEAISGDKSEEYFKNLEKQIIELSQLLKSKDVVRSIEKLIEENTSLKSEVDALKKEKAKGEIGDWKNAYEQKGNKQLLVKKTSLDAGSVKDIVFQLKREIPTSVTIILSDADGKPMITVGVSDDLAADYQAGAIVKDLAKEIQGGGGGNPGFATAGGKNLDGLENAYQKALNI; from the coding sequence ATGACATCACAAGAGATACGTCAAAAATTTTTAGACTATTTTAAAAGTAAGGAGCACCTTATCGTTCCTTCAGCTCCTATTGTGCTGAAAGACGACCCTACCCTTATGTTTTCCAACTCCGGAATGACGCAGTTCAAGGATTTTTTCCTTGGCTACAAACCCCCTACGGCCCCAAGAATTGCCGATACACAAAAGTGTTTAAGAGTTTCAGGAAAACACAACGATTTGGATGATGTAGGTAGAGATACTTACCACCACACCATGTTTGAAATGTTGGGGAACTGGTCTTTCGGGGATTACTTCAAAAAGGAGGCTATTGCTTTTGCCTGGGAATTACTAACTGAAGTATACGGAATACCAAAAGAGAATTTATATGTAACGATTTTTGAAGGGGATGCCTCTGAAAATCTTGCCAGAGATCAGGATGCTTATGATTTCTGGAAGTCACACATTTCAGAAGACAGAATCATCAATGGAAATAAGAAAGATAACTTCTGGGAAATGGGCGCAAGCGGACCTTGTGGGCCTTGTTCGGAAATCCATATCGATTTAAGAACTCCGGAAGAAAAAGCTAAAGTTTCTGGTTTGGAATTGGTGAACAACGATCACCCTCAAGTGGTGGAAGTTTGGAATCTCGTTTTCATGGAATTCAACAGAAAAGCAGATGGTTCTCTGGAAAAATTACCTGCTCAGCATGTAGATACAGGAATGGGCTTTGAGCGTCTTTGTATGGCGCTTCAAGGAAAATCTTCCAACTATGACACTGATGTTTTCACTCCGCTAATTGCGAAGGTTGAAGAACTTTCAGGAAAAAAATATACCGGAATTTTAGAAGATGAAAAAGATATTGCTATCCGTGTGGTAGTAGATCATATCAGAGCAGTTTCTTTTGCGATTGCAGATGGACAGCTTCCTTCTAACGGAGGGGCTGGATATGTGATCCGAAGAATTTTAAGAAGAGGAATTTCTTATTCTTATCGATTCTTAGATATGAAAGAACCTTTCCTTTACAAATTGGTTGCTGTTCTTCAGGAACAAATGGGAGCATTCTTCCCTGAGCTGAAAAAGCAAGGAACTTTGGTAACAGAAGTTATCAAAAGTGAAGAAGATTCATTCTTAAAAACTATTGAAAACGGTCTGATCAGAGTTGATAAATTGATTCAACAGACGATTGCTGATAACTTGAAAGTATTACCAAGTGAAGAAGTTTTCGAATTATATGATACTTATGGTTTCCCTGATGACTTAACAAGAATTATTGCTGAGGAGAAAGGATTAACGATTGATGAAAAAGGATTCGAGGCTGAAATGGAGAAGCAAAAACTTCGTTCAAAAGCAGACTCTGCCCAGAAAGTATACGATTGGGTTACTTTGGAAGAGAGAGATGAAAATTTCGTTGGATATGATCAGATTGAATCTGAAACGTATATTACCCGATATAGAAAGGTAGAGAATAAAGACGGAGAATTTTACCAGGTAGTATTAAGCAGCTCTCCATTCTACCCTGAAGGTGGTGGACAGGTTGGAGACAAAGGTGTTCTTGAAAATGCCACTGAAAGCTTCGAGGTGTTGGAAACTAAAAAGGAAAATGGTTTGATTATTTCTTTAATTAATGGTCTTCCAAAAGATGCCAGTGCTGTTTTCTATGCTAAAGTAAATGCAACGGACAGAAAGAACTCACAAGGTAATCACTCTGTAACTCACCTTTTACATGAAGCATTAAGAGATGTTCTGGGAACCCACGTAGAGCAAAAAGGTTCTTATGTAGGTCCTGATTATCTGCGTTTCGACTTCTCTCACTTTAATAAAGTGACTGAAGAAGAAATTGCTTTAATTGAAGAAAAAGTAAACCATAAAATTAAAGAAAGCATTGCATTACAGGAATTCAGAAGTATCCCGATCAAGGAAGCTTTGGAAAAAGGCGCAATGGCTTTATTTGGTGAAAAATATGGTGACAATGTGAGAATGATCCAATTCGGAAGCTCCAAGGAACTTTGTGGAGGAACTCACGTAAAAAACACCAGCGAAATCGGTCATTTCAAAATCACTTCTGAAGGATCTGCAGCAGCAGGAATCAGAAGAATTGAAGCAATTTCAGGTGATAAATCTGAAGAATACTTCAAGAATCTTGAAAAGCAGATCATTGAGCTTTCTCAATTGCTGAAATCTAAAGATGTTGTAAGATCTATCGAGAAATTAATCGAAGAAAACACATCATTAAAATCTGAAGTAGATGCCCTTAAAAAAGAAAAAGCAAAAGGAGAAATTGGTGACTGGAAGAATGCTTACGAACAGAAAGGTAACAAGCAGTTGTTAGTAAAAAAGACTTCTTTGGATGCTGGTTCTGTTAAAGATATTGTATTCCAGTTGAAGAGAGAGATCCCTACTTCTGTAACAATCATTCTTTCTGATGCAGATGGTAAACCAATGATTACCGTAGGAGTTTCTGATGATTTGGCAGCAGATTATCAGGCAGGAGCTATTGTTAAAGATCTTGCCAAAGAAATCCAAGGTGGAGGTGGTGGAAACCCTGGCTTTGCTACGGCTGGTGGTAAAAACCTTGACGGATTAGAAAATGCTTATCAAAAAGCATTGAACATTTAA
- a CDS encoding sigma-70 family RNA polymerase sigma factor translates to MMKNEILKSWIEQYSGPLLKKALYLLSNKEDAQDVVQDVFIAAFSNYDSFEGKSQPLTWLMAILQRKTADFYRKKYKSEPNVKLDHFFDETGSWKNSDVLNDWNVSTESELLDNSDFNKTLEECIEELPARWKILLKMYYIEEKKAPDVSQELNVSTTNLWKILQRSRMQLRECLEFNWFSKV, encoded by the coding sequence ATGATGAAAAACGAAATTCTGAAAAGCTGGATAGAGCAATATTCCGGACCACTTCTGAAGAAGGCTTTGTATCTGCTTTCCAATAAAGAAGATGCTCAGGATGTTGTTCAGGATGTTTTTATCGCGGCTTTTTCAAATTATGATTCCTTTGAAGGGAAAAGTCAGCCACTGACTTGGCTGATGGCTATTTTACAAAGGAAAACGGCCGATTTTTATCGGAAAAAATATAAATCAGAACCCAATGTAAAGCTGGATCATTTTTTTGACGAAACAGGATCATGGAAGAATAGTGATGTTTTAAATGACTGGAATGTTTCAACGGAATCTGAACTTTTAGATAATTCTGATTTTAATAAAACATTGGAAGAATGTATTGAAGAACTGCCTGCCAGATGGAAAATTTTACTCAAAATGTACTACATCGAAGAAAAAAAAGCACCTGATGTGAGTCAGGAACTGAATGTTTCTACGACTAACCTTTGGAAGATTCTTCAAAGAAGCCGGATGCAGCTTAGAGAATGTCTGGAGTTTAACTGGTTTTCAAAAGTATAG
- a CDS encoding DUF417 family protein, with product MTGTGQTSDKNQSAHTLGYYISLFGAALILLWIGIFKFTPTEASAIKPLVENHFLTFFVYKIMSTQTVSNLIGVIEIIIALLLIFSAKFAVLKKYAGIGMVVTFLVTLSYLFTTPGMWKVVDGIPVTDFFILKDLMLLGFGLMILQTKK from the coding sequence ATGACAGGAACAGGACAAACATCAGACAAAAATCAGTCAGCGCATACCCTGGGGTATTATATTTCTCTTTTTGGGGCGGCGCTCATCTTACTTTGGATCGGGATTTTCAAATTTACTCCCACTGAAGCTTCAGCGATAAAACCTTTGGTAGAAAACCATTTCTTAACTTTTTTCGTATATAAGATCATGAGCACCCAGACTGTATCAAATCTTATCGGAGTGATAGAAATTATCATTGCTTTATTACTGATATTTAGTGCGAAATTTGCTGTATTAAAAAAATATGCAGGAATAGGAATGGTGGTTACTTTTCTGGTGACATTAAGCTATCTGTTTACCACTCCGGGAATGTGGAAAGTGGTAGACGGTATACCAGTAACAGACTTCTTTATTTTAAAAGACCTGATGCTTTTAGGATTTGGATTAATGATTTTACAAACCAAGAAATAA
- the msrB gene encoding peptide-methionine (R)-S-oxide reductase MsrB produces the protein MKNILIVLGIILGIAVFAAESGLFKKNKPIETNVKEEKQEIMDNRNVREIYFAGGCFWGTEHFFQQIRGVVGTEVGYANGKTQNPTYEEVVSHTTGFAETVKVKYDPEQVDLKLLIDLYFKTIDPTSLNQQGNDRGDQYRTGIYYTDKADEALVKNEVQKLAKGYSKPVVVETIPLKNFYKAEDYHQDYLDKNPGGYCHIEPGLFEMAKKANPLPKAATYQKQDKKVLKQKLTAEQYNVTQENGTERAFQNEYWNETREGIYVDITTGEPLFVSTDKFESGCGWPSFSKPITKGLIDEKLDRTHGMTRVEVRSKIGDSHLGHVFTDGPEDKGGLRYCINSASLKFIPKAEMETKGYGKYLPLLDKK, from the coding sequence ATGAAAAATATATTGATTGTACTCGGGATCATTCTGGGTATCGCAGTTTTTGCTGCAGAGAGTGGGCTTTTTAAAAAGAATAAGCCTATTGAAACGAACGTAAAAGAAGAAAAACAGGAAATTATGGATAATAGAAACGTAAGAGAAATTTATTTTGCAGGCGGATGTTTCTGGGGAACAGAACATTTTTTTCAACAGATTCGTGGCGTTGTAGGAACGGAGGTAGGTTATGCTAACGGAAAAACTCAAAATCCTACCTATGAAGAAGTGGTAAGCCATACAACAGGATTTGCCGAAACAGTGAAAGTGAAATATGATCCTGAGCAAGTGGATTTGAAGCTGTTGATTGACCTGTATTTTAAAACCATAGACCCTACCAGCCTTAACCAACAGGGAAATGACAGAGGAGATCAATATAGAACCGGAATTTATTATACAGATAAAGCTGATGAAGCTCTTGTAAAAAATGAAGTTCAAAAGCTAGCCAAAGGATATAGCAAACCGGTTGTAGTAGAAACTATTCCCTTGAAGAATTTCTATAAAGCCGAAGACTATCATCAGGACTATTTAGATAAAAATCCAGGCGGATACTGTCATATTGAACCGGGACTTTTTGAAATGGCGAAAAAAGCCAATCCACTTCCAAAAGCAGCAACTTACCAAAAGCAGGATAAAAAAGTTTTAAAGCAAAAATTAACTGCAGAACAATATAATGTAACCCAGGAAAATGGCACGGAAAGAGCCTTTCAAAATGAATACTGGAACGAAACCCGTGAAGGAATCTATGTAGACATCACAACAGGAGAACCTTTGTTTGTCTCCACAGATAAATTTGAATCAGGCTGTGGATGGCCAAGTTTCTCAAAACCAATTACCAAAGGTCTGATTGATGAAAAACTGGACCGTACCCACGGAATGACAAGGGTAGAGGTAAGAAGTAAAATTGGAGATTCACATTTGGGGCATGTATTTACAGATGGACCAGAGGATAAAGGAGGACTTCGCTACTGTATCAACAGTGCTTCCTTGAAATTTATTCCAAAAGCGGAAATGGAAACAAAAGGATACGGAAAATACCTTCCGTTGTTAGATAAAAAGTAA
- a CDS encoding AAA family ATPase — MKLIELAEELNVSAEAIKQFIQDFDLELVDCVSTNFEVKEDFEKFARENVDFLRLYEKDLDKDKTLEQIAEVINQPKEKVEKVIKDNNPNIFDNGFFKSSISSYGIDNKLGGNYQFVYDYFGHKTSLQQRDFIGYRDLFFYTSAVLEPFLNPQQIKDWGINKPAGIILYGPPGSGKIFWANKIAEIIGYQFKEVKKHYLGTSLIDGNQINFSDFLLTMMKENKMLLFLDDFDEIMMQRKADNDITSCNLEAQELILHYIGKFEKEGVLMVGSANSVSEIDEEILAPGRFDVMIPIFPPNASERSEIILYAMTRGLEADSLLYKILKNNKADKVPFWHEVSSRMKAFSNTMLIDFTQSLKKRIKNLYQRTRNEKLKIDQKLINGALRDAAAKLTEEYLDQVARFLADAIINNFDEFQFRIQALKSELETYKVVEEPRRVIGFHHNGEKED, encoded by the coding sequence ATGAAGTTAATTGAACTCGCAGAAGAACTGAATGTCTCTGCAGAAGCGATAAAGCAATTTATACAGGACTTTGATCTTGAATTGGTAGACTGTGTCAGTACCAACTTTGAAGTAAAGGAAGATTTTGAAAAATTTGCCCGTGAAAATGTAGACTTTTTAAGGCTGTACGAAAAGGATTTGGATAAAGATAAAACCTTGGAACAGATTGCTGAAGTCATTAATCAGCCGAAGGAGAAAGTTGAAAAAGTAATAAAAGATAATAATCCCAACATTTTTGACAATGGCTTTTTCAAATCTTCGATTTCAAGTTATGGAATCGATAATAAGCTGGGGGGAAATTACCAGTTTGTATACGATTATTTCGGACATAAAACCAGTCTGCAGCAAAGAGATTTTATAGGCTATAGAGATTTGTTCTTCTATACATCAGCTGTCCTTGAACCCTTTTTGAATCCGCAACAGATTAAAGATTGGGGAATCAATAAGCCGGCAGGAATTATTTTGTATGGGCCTCCAGGAAGCGGTAAAATTTTTTGGGCCAACAAGATTGCTGAAATCATAGGTTATCAGTTCAAAGAAGTAAAAAAACACTATTTGGGAACTTCACTGATTGATGGAAATCAGATTAATTTCAGTGATTTTCTTTTAACGATGATGAAAGAAAATAAAATGTTGCTTTTCCTTGATGATTTTGATGAAATTATGATGCAGAGGAAGGCTGATAATGATATTACGTCTTGTAATCTGGAAGCTCAGGAACTCATCCTTCATTATATCGGAAAATTTGAAAAAGAAGGGGTACTAATGGTTGGTTCTGCCAATTCAGTATCGGAAATAGATGAAGAAATTTTAGCACCCGGACGGTTCGATGTGATGATCCCAATATTTCCCCCCAATGCCTCTGAACGTTCGGAAATTATCTTATATGCGATGACGAGAGGACTTGAAGCAGACTCATTATTGTATAAAATTCTAAAAAATAATAAAGCCGATAAAGTTCCTTTCTGGCATGAAGTTTCTTCAAGGATGAAAGCTTTCAGTAATACCATGCTGATTGATTTTACACAAAGTTTAAAGAAAAGAATTAAAAATCTTTATCAGAGAACCCGAAATGAAAAACTTAAAATTGATCAGAAACTTATTAATGGAGCTTTGAGGGATGCTGCTGCAAAATTAACTGAAGAATATTTGGATCAGGTAGCCCGGTTTTTGGCGGATGCCATCATCAATAATTTTGATGAATTCCAATTTAGAATTCAGGCGCTGAAAAGCGAGCTTGAGACCTATAAAGTAGTTGAAGAACCCAGACGTGTAATCGGTTTTCATCATAATGGCGAAAAGGAAGACTAG
- a CDS encoding NAD(P)/FAD-dependent oxidoreductase produces the protein MISIWEQETFYRKRDIIIVGGGFSGLWTAISIKEKFPEKSVVIIERNAVPLGASTRNAGFACFGSLTEVIVDSQKMGWEKTLDLVRMRFEGLQKIRRYFKSEDIDFELCGGYEILNNDEPLLHLTEVNEKLKSVTGLQETYSLQQDKIKEFGLGKSQFLIENPCEGSLHSGKLLQKLLEKCYELKIEFLLGCEVKNIEETSDELNIVLSDGLSIRAAQCIHCTNAFSSKFLENENIIPARGQILLTEPIENLKLKGTFHYDEGFYYFRNLGNRVLLGGGRNQDFKTEETTAFETTEFLQNHLENFLKEVILPEQEYKIALRWSGIMAMGAEKTPIVKQITEKQFCAVRLSGMGVAMAPEIGEIMMKSI, from the coding sequence ATGATCAGCATCTGGGAGCAGGAAACATTTTATCGTAAAAGAGATATTATCATTGTGGGCGGAGGATTTTCAGGACTTTGGACAGCTATTTCCATTAAAGAAAAATTTCCTGAAAAATCTGTGGTGATTATTGAAAGGAATGCTGTTCCATTAGGAGCTTCAACACGAAATGCAGGTTTTGCTTGCTTTGGAAGCCTTACCGAAGTGATTGTTGATTCCCAAAAAATGGGTTGGGAAAAAACATTAGACCTTGTGAGAATGAGGTTCGAAGGACTTCAGAAGATCAGGCGATATTTTAAAAGTGAGGATATAGACTTTGAACTCTGTGGAGGTTATGAAATTTTGAATAATGATGAACCTTTACTACACCTCACTGAGGTGAATGAAAAGCTTAAATCTGTAACAGGGCTTCAAGAAACTTATTCTTTGCAACAGGATAAAATAAAAGAATTCGGATTGGGCAAATCTCAATTTCTGATTGAAAACCCATGTGAAGGAAGCTTGCATTCCGGAAAACTATTGCAGAAGCTTTTAGAAAAATGTTATGAATTAAAGATTGAGTTTCTGCTGGGATGCGAAGTGAAAAATATAGAAGAAACTTCTGATGAGTTGAACATTGTCCTTTCGGATGGGCTTTCCATTCGGGCAGCTCAATGCATTCATTGTACCAATGCATTCAGTTCAAAATTTTTAGAAAATGAAAATATAATTCCTGCCAGGGGGCAGATTCTTTTGACTGAACCCATAGAAAATTTAAAATTAAAAGGAACTTTTCATTATGATGAAGGGTTTTATTATTTCAGAAATCTAGGAAACCGTGTATTGTTAGGTGGTGGAAGAAATCAGGATTTTAAAACGGAAGAAACTACAGCCTTTGAAACTACAGAATTTCTTCAGAACCATCTGGAAAATTTTTTAAAGGAAGTCATTCTGCCTGAACAGGAATATAAGATAGCCCTTCGCTGGTCGGGAATCATGGCTATGGGTGCAGAAAAAACACCTATTGTTAAGCAAATAACAGAAAAACAGTTTTGTGCCGTAAGGCTTTCCGGAATGGGAGTGGCAATGGCACCGGAAATTGGAGAAATTATGATGAAAAGTATTTAA
- a CDS encoding fibronectin type III domain-containing protein — translation MKKIIQGLILSFFSAVSYAQTPCHATMNMDPTNITSNSAVLNWFSNGITPANGVDIYYSTSNTTPTATTVPTINGATGSSRVITSLSPATTYYAWVRSNCSSAISEWSFPKTITTLCSQNLPYFEDFESTGLTSIPVCSTQQSQNMSWSGMSMQSGLGFSAGKVLGYYVNNISNVNSWWFTYKFNFQAGVKYVVKFKKGNESIKDAVTHRLKVTYGEAPNSASMTNIIKDFTANQTTNAETEIVYFTPTVSGEYHIGFNLYNPAGVTGKGFFFLDDVSISVSNNCLIPENISTGSITQNSAVVSWSAPTSIPAEGYDIYYSTNDAEPTSSTIPNYQGVSGLSQNLSSLVEGKRYFVWVRSRCSSTQFSDWSGTSFYTGCPTVFNIPYVEDFEGSIAGSLPNCTSSTDPKLFVYNNHSYAYTGNNIVKWPTKALHFDTVDNSSVWFFTGGINLESGKQYKITYLAGKGNPMANDKLKVALGTEAKASSMINTLSNEWMFVGRASEEAVFSVPANGIYYVGFNAYSSNGWTRALGIDDIRIVENGTLAVENVNKKEEVAVYPNPFVNNIYISNVEKVKSIVVNDFSGKQIKVLAPVKEVDLQELNTGVYMISLYYKDGSTKTFKVVKK, via the coding sequence ATGAAAAAAATAATACAGGGGCTAATATTATCTTTTTTTAGTGCGGTTTCTTATGCTCAGACTCCATGCCATGCCACAATGAATATGGATCCTACCAATATCACTTCAAATAGTGCTGTGTTGAATTGGTTTTCAAATGGCATTACTCCCGCAAATGGAGTAGATATTTACTACAGTACAAGTAATACAACTCCTACTGCTACAACTGTACCTACGATAAATGGCGCTACAGGTTCTTCAAGGGTTATCACTTCTCTTTCACCTGCAACAACTTATTATGCCTGGGTAAGATCTAACTGTTCATCTGCAATTAGTGAATGGAGTTTTCCAAAAACAATTACAACATTGTGTTCACAGAATTTACCATATTTTGAGGATTTTGAATCAACAGGGCTTACATCGATACCTGTTTGCTCTACTCAACAATCTCAAAACATGTCTTGGAGTGGAATGTCAATGCAATCAGGTTTAGGATTTTCTGCTGGTAAGGTTCTAGGCTATTATGTTAACAATATATCGAATGTAAATAGCTGGTGGTTTACTTACAAATTCAATTTTCAGGCAGGGGTAAAGTATGTTGTTAAATTCAAGAAAGGAAATGAAAGTATAAAAGATGCTGTGACCCATAGATTGAAAGTAACCTATGGAGAGGCTCCAAATTCAGCCTCTATGACAAATATAATCAAAGATTTTACAGCTAACCAGACGACAAATGCAGAAACAGAAATAGTGTATTTTACGCCAACTGTAAGTGGTGAATATCATATAGGATTTAATCTATATAATCCTGCTGGCGTTACAGGAAAAGGGTTTTTCTTTTTAGATGATGTTTCTATTAGTGTTTCCAATAATTGTTTAATACCTGAAAATATTTCTACAGGTTCAATTACTCAGAACAGTGCTGTGGTAAGCTGGTCAGCACCAACTTCCATTCCGGCTGAGGGATATGATATATATTATAGTACAAATGATGCAGAACCAACATCTTCTACCATACCAAATTATCAGGGTGTTTCCGGGCTTTCTCAAAATTTATCATCCCTTGTAGAAGGTAAAAGATATTTTGTTTGGGTAAGAAGCAGATGCTCTTCCACTCAATTTAGTGATTGGAGTGGAACTAGTTTTTATACGGGATGTCCTACAGTGTTTAATATACCTTATGTAGAAGATTTTGAAGGGAGCATTGCTGGTAGCTTACCTAATTGTACCAGCTCTACAGATCCAAAATTATTTGTTTATAATAATCATAGCTATGCTTATACAGGAAATAATATTGTCAAATGGCCAACTAAAGCACTTCATTTCGACACCGTTGACAATTCATCTGTATGGTTCTTTACTGGAGGAATAAATTTAGAATCTGGAAAACAATACAAAATAACTTACCTTGCTGGTAAAGGAAATCCTATGGCAAACGATAAGTTAAAAGTTGCATTAGGAACAGAAGCAAAAGCTTCATCAATGATTAATACATTAAGTAATGAATGGATGTTCGTAGGAAGAGCTAGTGAGGAAGCTGTTTTTAGTGTACCAGCAAATGGTATTTATTATGTTGGATTTAATGCATATTCAAGTAATGGTTGGACACGTGCTTTAGGAATTGATGATATCCGAATCGTGGAAAATGGAACTCTTGCAGTAGAAAACGTTAACAAAAAAGAAGAGGTTGCTGTTTATCCGAATCCATTTGTAAATAATATTTATATTTCTAATGTTGAAAAGGTTAAATCTATTGTGGTTAATGATTTTTCAGGAAAACAAATTAAAGTATTGGCTCCCGTAAAAGAAGTTGATTTACAAGAATTAAATACAGGAGTTTATATGATATCCCTATACTATAAAGATGGTTCAACTAAAACTTTTAAAGTTGTAAAAAAATAA